In a genomic window of Paraburkholderia phenazinium:
- a CDS encoding DHA2 family efflux MFS transporter permease subunit, giving the protein MRGARLALLTFALSLATFIEVLDSTVTNVAVPAISGGLGVSNSQGTWVISSYSVAAAIAVPLTGWLSRRVGETRLFVSAVILFTLTSLLCGVAGDFHLLVICRTLQGLCSGPMVPLSQTILLRTFPPDKRVVALALWAMTVLLAPIFGPVVGGWIIDNFSWPWIFLINLPIGLFSFAVCTALLRPTGRPSTREPIDLVGIVLLVVGVGSLQAMLDLGHDAGWFDSSLILGLAIAAALAIGSLLIWEAGEAHPVVDLSLFRDRTFSFCVLIISLGMMSFSVVGVIFPLWLQAVMGYTAYHAGLATAPLGILALVFSILVGLFSARFDARVLATSGFLVFAGVLWWDAHFTLTMTFTQIITPGLIQGIGLPCFFIPLTAATLSRVPDEKLAAASSLSNFLRTLSAAFGTAMSVTLWDNRASYHYDTVAQSVTQASANTQRFVQALHGMGVSGTRELTTLHQIVQQQAYMMATGDMFFMASVTCLVLAAMMWLTRPRRGAAATLGH; this is encoded by the coding sequence ATGCGTGGCGCGCGGCTCGCTCTGCTGACCTTTGCGTTATCGCTCGCTACCTTCATCGAGGTATTGGACTCGACGGTCACCAATGTCGCGGTCCCGGCAATCTCGGGCGGTCTCGGCGTGTCGAACAGTCAGGGCACGTGGGTCATCAGTTCCTACTCGGTGGCGGCCGCCATTGCGGTGCCCCTGACCGGCTGGTTGTCGAGGCGGGTAGGCGAAACACGCCTGTTCGTGAGCGCCGTGATCCTGTTCACGTTGACGTCGCTTTTGTGCGGCGTGGCAGGCGACTTCCACCTGCTGGTGATCTGCCGCACGCTGCAAGGCCTGTGTTCCGGGCCGATGGTGCCGCTCTCGCAGACCATCCTGCTGCGCACCTTCCCACCCGACAAGCGGGTCGTGGCCCTCGCCCTGTGGGCGATGACGGTCTTGCTGGCGCCGATCTTCGGGCCGGTTGTCGGCGGCTGGATCATCGACAATTTCTCGTGGCCGTGGATTTTCCTGATCAACCTGCCGATCGGCCTGTTTTCGTTTGCGGTCTGCACGGCGCTATTGCGTCCGACCGGCCGGCCGTCGACGCGCGAGCCGATCGATCTGGTGGGCATCGTGCTGCTCGTAGTCGGCGTCGGCTCGCTGCAGGCCATGCTCGATCTGGGCCATGACGCGGGGTGGTTCGATTCCTCGCTGATTCTTGGCTTGGCGATCGCGGCTGCGCTCGCGATCGGCTCCCTGCTGATCTGGGAGGCGGGCGAGGCGCACCCGGTTGTCGATCTGAGCCTGTTCCGGGATCGAACCTTTTCGTTCTGCGTACTGATCATCTCGCTGGGCATGATGAGTTTTTCGGTCGTGGGCGTGATTTTTCCGCTCTGGTTGCAGGCGGTGATGGGCTACACCGCCTATCACGCGGGACTGGCCACCGCGCCGCTCGGCATTCTGGCGCTGGTGTTTTCGATTCTGGTGGGGCTGTTCTCGGCACGCTTCGATGCGCGCGTCCTGGCAACTTCTGGATTTCTCGTATTCGCGGGCGTGCTGTGGTGGGATGCACATTTCACGCTGACGATGACGTTCACGCAGATCATTACGCCAGGACTGATTCAGGGCATCGGCCTGCCGTGCTTCTTCATTCCACTCACGGCCGCGACGCTGTCGCGCGTGCCGGACGAGAAACTGGCGGCGGCCTCGAGCCTGTCGAACTTCCTGCGCACGCTATCGGCGGCATTCGGGACCGCGATGAGCGTGACCTTGTGGGACAACCGGGCGAGTTACCACTACGACACGGTTGCGCAATCGGTCACTCAGGCATCCGCCAATACGCAGCGCTTTGTGCAGGCGCTGCATGGGATGGGCGTGAGCGGCACGCGCGAACTCACGACGCTGCATCAGATCGTGCAGCAGCAGGCGTACATGATGGCCACGGGCGACATGTTCTTCATGGCGAGCGTCACGTGCCTGGTGCTGGCCGCGATGATGTGGTTGACACGTCCCAGACGCGGCGCGGCCGCGACGCTGGGTCACTGA
- a CDS encoding methyltransferase family protein yields MNIIQSMAIVIPWTLWLVYWIATSKQVKQTAQRETSNSRTLQSIPLIAGGALIIVPDLTSAAWVPDWQQLQGPQFAGFAVLLAGLAFSVWARLHLGTNWSVSVTLKEGHELVRSGPYGLVRHPIYTGCLIALAGAVLIGEQWRCVAGLLLIFASLAYKVRVEESWLTRYFGPAYTQYRREVAALIPGLY; encoded by the coding sequence GTGAATATCATTCAAAGCATGGCGATCGTGATTCCGTGGACACTGTGGCTCGTCTACTGGATCGCGACGTCGAAGCAGGTCAAACAGACCGCGCAGCGCGAAACATCGAACTCGCGCACGCTGCAGTCGATCCCGCTGATTGCCGGCGGCGCGCTGATCATTGTGCCGGACCTGACATCGGCGGCATGGGTGCCCGACTGGCAACAACTGCAGGGCCCGCAGTTCGCCGGTTTCGCGGTCCTGCTGGCAGGCCTCGCGTTCTCGGTATGGGCACGCCTGCACCTTGGCACGAACTGGAGTGTCTCGGTCACGCTCAAGGAGGGGCACGAGCTGGTGCGCAGCGGTCCTTACGGTCTGGTTCGTCATCCTATCTATACGGGTTGCCTGATCGCGCTGGCAGGGGCGGTGCTGATCGGCGAGCAATGGCGCTGCGTGGCCGGCCTGCTGCTGATCTTCGCCTCGCTCGCCTACAAGGTGCGCGTCGAGGAAAGCTGGTTGACGCGCTATTTCGGCCCTGCCTACACGCAGTATCGCCGCGAAGTGGCGGCGCTGATTCCCGGCCTTTACTGA
- a CDS encoding glycosyltransferase family 2 protein, with translation MTTLGALVVLFHPTADELARVVALRERCDGLTVVDNSPQVNPAVAAQLAAHDITLLYNGNRNGIAGALNGGLASQFEQGMDAVALFDQDSVVPAGYFPAMRDTCAALGTGAFMAGPRIFDENDQRFLPELASDGLTVQRLKLHEGVAPQRCAFLISSGCLVSRKAFETLGRFDEALFIDHVDTEYCLRALARNVPLYVVPSLILSHRIGERRRHKLGPFHMTATHHPWYRRYYSARNAMQLGLQYGMRFPVAIVPNLLTLWQIVQVLLLEEDKLAKLNGILLGVSDGLFGRLGPLERTRPALAARFAHSASAHRTQYE, from the coding sequence ATGACGACCCTTGGCGCACTGGTGGTTCTGTTTCATCCGACGGCCGACGAACTCGCGCGGGTGGTCGCCTTGCGCGAGCGTTGCGACGGCCTTACGGTGGTCGATAACTCGCCGCAAGTGAATCCGGCGGTCGCCGCGCAACTGGCGGCGCACGACATCACGCTGCTGTACAACGGCAATCGCAACGGCATCGCGGGTGCGCTCAATGGTGGACTAGCCAGCCAGTTCGAGCAGGGCATGGATGCGGTGGCCCTGTTCGATCAGGACTCCGTGGTGCCGGCCGGCTATTTTCCGGCGATGCGCGACACGTGCGCCGCGCTCGGCACGGGGGCATTCATGGCCGGACCGCGCATCTTCGATGAAAACGATCAGCGCTTCCTGCCCGAACTGGCGAGCGACGGTCTCACGGTGCAACGTCTCAAGCTGCACGAAGGCGTCGCACCGCAACGCTGCGCCTTTCTGATTTCTTCGGGCTGCCTGGTTTCGCGCAAGGCCTTCGAGACGCTGGGCCGCTTCGACGAAGCGTTGTTTATCGATCACGTCGATACTGAATACTGCTTGCGCGCCCTGGCGCGTAACGTCCCGCTATACGTCGTACCGTCGTTGATCCTCTCGCACAGGATCGGCGAGCGACGTCGCCATAAGCTGGGTCCGTTCCATATGACCGCGACGCATCATCCGTGGTATCGGCGCTATTACAGCGCCCGCAATGCGATGCAGCTCGGACTGCAGTACGGCATGCGCTTCCCGGTCGCGATCGTGCCGAACCTGCTGACACTTTGGCAGATCGTGCAGGTCCTCCTGCTCGAAGAGGACAAGCTCGCCAAGCTCAACGGCATCCTCCTCGGTGTGTCGGATGGTCTGTTCGGACGTCTCGGTCCGCTGGAGCGCACGCGGCCCGCGCTTGCCGCACGCTTTGCACACTCGGCATCCGCTCACAGGACGCAGTACGAATGA
- a CDS encoding GNAT family N-acetyltransferase, with amino-acid sequence MGTLHTRPLLAGDLDLICRHRYEMFREAGREPAVLDQMTPAFRSWLQPRLADGSYFGFITLDGDTPVAGIGLMAIDWPPHPLHPEQDRRGYVLNVYVEPSHRQRGIARALMDRAEAAFSERGLPYAILHATEKGRPLYAGLGWAPTTEMAKAVDAPPAA; translated from the coding sequence ATGGGCACGCTGCACACGCGCCCACTGCTGGCCGGCGACCTCGACCTGATTTGCCGCCACCGCTATGAGATGTTCCGTGAGGCCGGTCGCGAGCCGGCCGTCCTCGACCAGATGACGCCGGCCTTTCGGAGCTGGCTGCAGCCGCGCCTCGCCGACGGTTCGTATTTCGGCTTTATCACGCTCGACGGCGACACGCCGGTGGCCGGCATCGGCCTGATGGCAATCGACTGGCCGCCGCATCCGCTGCACCCGGAACAGGACCGGCGTGGCTACGTGCTGAACGTGTATGTGGAGCCGAGCCACCGGCAGCGCGGCATAGCACGCGCGCTGATGGATCGGGCGGAGGCGGCGTTTAGCGAGCGGGGTTTGCCGTATGCGATCCTGCACGCCACGGAGAAGGGGCGGCCGCTTTACGCGGGACTCGGCTGGGCACCGACCACCGAAATGGCCAAAGCCGTAGACGCGCCCCCGGCGGCGTGA
- a CDS encoding YodC family protein produces MLTATLDTFDTPIAPLNVGDVVTLKSGGPRMTVTYFGPVALTAGDWVVCQWFDEHGELRQEMFEQEHVRLEPRSIPPGSVHVGRFARVARPG; encoded by the coding sequence ATGCTGACCGCCACCCTCGATACATTCGATACACCAATCGCGCCGCTGAATGTCGGCGATGTGGTTACGCTCAAGTCGGGCGGCCCGCGCATGACGGTCACCTACTTTGGGCCCGTTGCGTTGACGGCGGGTGACTGGGTGGTTTGCCAATGGTTCGACGAGCATGGCGAACTGCGCCAGGAGATGTTCGAGCAGGAGCACGTCCGGCTCGAACCGCGCTCCATCCCGCCAGGCTCAGTCCACGTGGGCCGTTTCGCGCGCGTTGCCCGTCCCGGCTGA
- a CDS encoding TetR/AcrR family transcriptional regulator yields the protein MTPPAISKKSRTANARGRPREFDTPTVLAHASEVFWRHGYHATSIDDLCKATGLLRGSLYGVFGDKHGIMLAALDHYADGSIARLAERLNAPLPPMEALHSAILHYAKAAAALSTQRSCLITNTALEMQSDDEALRERIGSIQRRMATLLAAAVIRGQASGAFSSTLDEKAVSNFLLCIIQGLRVLGRVAHEERELTAIVDIAMRALV from the coding sequence ATGACGCCACCCGCCATTTCGAAGAAGTCCCGCACCGCCAATGCCCGAGGCCGCCCGCGCGAGTTCGACACGCCCACCGTACTCGCGCACGCAAGCGAGGTGTTCTGGCGCCACGGCTACCACGCGACTTCGATCGACGACCTCTGCAAGGCAACCGGCCTGTTGCGCGGCAGCCTGTACGGTGTGTTCGGCGACAAGCACGGCATCATGCTGGCCGCCCTCGATCACTACGCGGACGGTTCGATTGCCCGGCTTGCCGAACGTCTGAACGCGCCGCTGCCGCCCATGGAGGCGCTGCATAGCGCCATTCTGCACTACGCCAAGGCGGCCGCCGCGCTGTCCACGCAACGCAGTTGCCTGATTACCAACACCGCACTGGAAATGCAGTCGGACGACGAGGCGCTGCGCGAGCGCATCGGCTCGATCCAGCGCCGCATGGCCACGCTGCTTGCCGCGGCCGTGATTCGCGGCCAGGCGAGCGGGGCGTTCAGTTCGACGCTCGACGAAAAAGCGGTCAGCAATTTTCTGCTGTGCATTATCCAGGGCCTGCGTGTGCTCGGCCGGGTCGCTCACGAGGAGCGCGAGTTGACCGCCATCGTGGATATCGCGATGCGCGCGCTCGTCTAA
- a CDS encoding alpha/beta fold hydrolase: MPIEKLVVPLPTGCKVYVERHVFNPDFESVILINGALATTASFGQTIKYLGERYNAICFDLPYAGQSKAYNAGEFVLTKDDEVDILLHLIAVFEPSFLLSVSWGGVASLLALARRQTSVRRAVIASFSPLLNRAMTDYVTCARDYIAAGENLKAAQLLNDTVGRHLPRIMKLYNYRYLSTLPRREQDQVAFHVDQILAIRPEQYLHEFRNIDCDLKFINGELDEYTTSADVRTLAAHLARAEFATIEQAGHFLDLEGRHPLRQVRTAIFDFFGEAACSEAGDGFGSFEVAERFAGAQAVT, translated from the coding sequence ATGCCCATCGAAAAGCTGGTTGTTCCACTGCCGACAGGCTGCAAGGTCTACGTTGAACGTCACGTGTTCAATCCGGACTTTGAAAGTGTCATTCTGATCAACGGCGCACTAGCGACAACTGCGTCGTTTGGACAGACAATCAAATATCTCGGCGAACGCTATAACGCAATTTGCTTCGATTTGCCCTACGCCGGGCAATCCAAAGCGTATAACGCAGGCGAATTCGTCCTGACCAAGGACGATGAAGTCGACATTCTGCTGCACCTGATTGCCGTATTCGAGCCGAGCTTTCTGCTGTCGGTCTCGTGGGGCGGGGTGGCCTCGCTGCTGGCGCTGGCGCGCCGGCAAACCAGCGTGCGAAGGGCGGTGATCGCCTCGTTCTCGCCGCTGCTTAACCGAGCCATGACCGACTACGTGACCTGTGCGCGCGACTACATCGCCGCCGGCGAAAACCTCAAAGCGGCGCAACTGCTGAACGATACCGTGGGCCGCCATTTGCCGCGGATCATGAAGCTGTACAACTACCGCTACCTGTCGACGCTGCCGCGCCGGGAACAGGATCAGGTCGCCTTTCACGTGGACCAGATCCTCGCCATTCGTCCCGAGCAATACCTGCACGAATTCCGCAACATCGACTGCGATCTCAAGTTCATCAACGGCGAGCTGGACGAATACACCACGTCCGCCGACGTGCGAACGCTGGCTGCGCATCTCGCGCGGGCCGAGTTCGCCACGATCGAACAGGCCGGCCATTTCCTCGATCTGGAAGGACGTCATCCGTTGCGCCAGGTTCGCACGGCGATCTTCGACTTCTTCGGCGAGGCGGCGTGTAGCGAGGCGGGCGATGGCTTCGGTTCGTTCGAGGTAGCCGAGCGCTTCGCCGGCGCCCAGGCGGTTACGTAG
- a CDS encoding nucleotide disphospho-sugar-binding domain-containing protein has product MAKVIITAIGSAGDVHPLIGIGASLAARGHRIVFCTHAPFAELAERRGFQFVPIGTREEYAAAMADPALWHPRTSFRTLWNVIAPTLRPHFDTLASLTDADTVLVGTLWAFSARLMQEIHGVPFVSVQVSPSTLLSAHAPPTHKRLTIPRRLPLALKTGLLSMVEHHVLDKVCGPALNVLRRELGLLPARRIMGEWLHSTDGILCLFPEWFAQPQPDWPKPHLLGGFPLFNDIGTQAPDSGLDAFLAAGERPLVFTAGSTLIDNKRYASTVEESLRETGLRGILLTPDAGTADAHDAQSTLLKRRYVPMGTLLPRCRALVHHGGIGTAALAYAAGIAQIVTPFAHDQFDNAQRVADSGCGIRIDAPVNGRTLARAIEKVLGSPSIAIQCGRIQDRLSGAVDGCDAAARYIERFAAPRAQPAHATSARVELGEVQRA; this is encoded by the coding sequence ATGGCCAAAGTCATCATTACCGCGATCGGCTCCGCCGGCGACGTGCATCCGCTGATCGGTATCGGCGCTTCGCTGGCGGCGCGTGGGCACCGGATCGTATTCTGCACGCACGCGCCGTTTGCGGAGCTGGCGGAGCGGCGCGGCTTCCAGTTCGTGCCCATCGGCACGCGTGAAGAATATGCCGCCGCGATGGCCGATCCGGCGCTGTGGCATCCGCGCACCTCGTTTCGAACCTTGTGGAACGTAATCGCACCGACGTTGCGGCCGCATTTCGACACGCTCGCTTCGCTCACCGATGCCGATACGGTGCTGGTCGGCACGCTATGGGCGTTTTCGGCGCGTCTGATGCAGGAGATCCACGGCGTGCCGTTTGTCTCGGTGCAGGTGTCGCCTTCCACGCTGCTGTCGGCTCATGCGCCGCCCACCCATAAGCGCCTGACGATCCCGCGACGCCTGCCGCTCGCGCTCAAGACCGGCTTGTTGAGCATGGTGGAGCATCACGTTCTCGACAAGGTATGCGGGCCGGCCTTGAACGTGCTGCGCCGGGAACTGGGTCTGTTGCCTGCCCGACGCATCATGGGAGAGTGGTTGCATTCGACCGACGGCATCCTGTGCCTCTTCCCCGAGTGGTTTGCGCAACCGCAGCCCGACTGGCCGAAACCTCATCTGCTGGGCGGCTTTCCGCTGTTCAACGACATCGGCACGCAAGCGCCCGATAGCGGCCTCGACGCCTTCCTTGCGGCGGGCGAGCGGCCGCTGGTCTTTACAGCGGGTTCGACGCTGATCGACAACAAGCGTTATGCCAGCACGGTAGAAGAGTCGCTGCGCGAGACCGGGCTGCGCGGCATTCTGCTCACACCGGATGCCGGCACCGCAGATGCGCACGATGCTCAAAGCACGCTGCTCAAACGCCGCTATGTGCCGATGGGGACGCTGTTGCCACGATGCCGCGCGCTGGTTCACCACGGCGGCATCGGTACGGCGGCGCTGGCCTATGCGGCGGGGATTGCGCAGATCGTGACGCCTTTTGCGCATGACCAGTTCGATAACGCCCAGCGCGTTGCCGATAGCGGTTGCGGCATCCGTATCGATGCGCCGGTGAATGGCCGAACGCTCGCGCGTGCGATCGAAAAGGTGCTGGGCAGTCCGTCGATCGCGATTCAATGCGGCCGCATCCAGGACCGTTTGTCGGGCGCCGTGGATGGCTGCGACGCGGCTGCACGATACATCGAGCGTTTCGCGGCGCCGCGTGCGCAGCCCGCGCATGCAACGAGCGCACGCGTCGAACTGGGCGAGGTGCAGCGGGCATGA
- a CDS encoding efflux transporter outer membrane subunit, translating to MRHALLTRLLWPVPALLVAYTLAGCVDDAGLHASVKPLTPAVDALVATTGTQNNGTWPAPGWVEQYRDPQLNQLVSEALQQNPDMQIAKARIGVAQSQLEQFASLTGLTGTAGATVTKARLPQPPNVANVSVDGQTFPVQLFSDPTASPSALFAGLSYQLDLWGKNAALTRGLISERDAERVDAEEARLSLTVALVTLYFELDRAFAMQDNLREKQHASDYVSEVTRERFARGLDNAYDAADTALKQNRLLAQTELNDERIKLTQLQIGVLTGRGAERGLSIRRPQLADVDDAALPARLPVDLLGRRPDIVAARLRAEAAVANVDATRAQFYPDVNLVAFAGLTALTPASLFTRSALTGSVGPAISLPIFDRSRLRAKLGGDFASVDSAVSLYNKTIEGALGEVAQRLTSLRTVDKLVQQQAQAVDAATRIVSIADERHQRGMVMQKDVMLADLTLLDERAEQVDLQTQRRALQVALIGALGGGFDEQTLAGPPISHFQAAFPSHGRITDTHFD from the coding sequence ATGAGGCACGCTCTTTTAACACGGCTGCTGTGGCCGGTTCCCGCGCTGCTGGTCGCATATACGCTCGCCGGCTGCGTCGACGACGCCGGTTTGCATGCAAGCGTCAAACCGTTGACGCCCGCTGTCGATGCGCTGGTCGCGACGACCGGCACCCAAAACAACGGCACATGGCCCGCGCCCGGCTGGGTCGAGCAGTATCGCGATCCGCAACTCAACCAACTGGTGAGCGAAGCGTTGCAGCAGAATCCGGATATGCAGATCGCCAAGGCCAGAATCGGCGTGGCGCAGTCGCAACTGGAGCAGTTTGCTTCGCTGACGGGCCTCACGGGAACGGCCGGCGCCACGGTGACCAAGGCGCGCTTGCCGCAGCCGCCCAACGTCGCGAATGTGTCGGTCGACGGCCAGACCTTTCCGGTACAGTTGTTCAGCGATCCGACCGCCTCGCCGTCCGCGCTGTTCGCAGGACTGAGCTATCAGTTGGACCTGTGGGGCAAGAATGCCGCCTTGACGCGCGGACTGATATCCGAGCGCGACGCCGAGCGCGTGGACGCGGAAGAGGCGCGGCTCTCGCTGACCGTCGCACTGGTGACGCTGTATTTCGAGCTCGACCGCGCCTTCGCGATGCAGGACAACCTGCGCGAGAAGCAACATGCGAGCGACTACGTCAGCGAGGTGACGCGCGAACGTTTCGCACGCGGTCTCGACAACGCCTACGACGCCGCCGACACAGCACTCAAGCAAAACCGGCTGCTCGCGCAGACCGAGCTCAACGACGAGCGCATCAAGCTCACGCAATTGCAGATCGGGGTGCTGACGGGCCGCGGCGCGGAACGAGGATTGTCGATCCGGCGGCCGCAACTCGCCGACGTCGACGATGCGGCGCTACCTGCACGCCTGCCGGTGGATCTGTTGGGGCGGCGGCCGGATATCGTGGCGGCCCGGCTGCGCGCCGAGGCGGCCGTGGCGAATGTCGATGCGACGCGCGCGCAGTTCTATCCGGACGTCAATCTCGTCGCATTTGCGGGTCTGACGGCGCTCACGCCGGCCTCGCTGTTTACCCGCTCGGCGTTGACCGGCTCGGTCGGGCCGGCAATCTCACTGCCGATCTTCGACCGCAGCCGCCTGCGCGCGAAGTTGGGCGGCGATTTTGCCAGTGTCGATTCGGCTGTTAGTCTGTACAACAAAACAATCGAAGGGGCACTGGGCGAAGTGGCGCAACGCCTGACCTCGCTGCGTACCGTGGATAAGCTGGTGCAGCAGCAGGCGCAGGCCGTCGACGCGGCGACGCGTATCGTGTCGATCGCCGACGAGCGACACCAGCGCGGCATGGTGATGCAAAAGGACGTGATGCTGGCCGACCTGACGCTGCTGGACGAGCGCGCCGAGCAGGTCGACTTGCAGACGCAGCGCCGCGCGTTGCAGGTTGCGTTGATTGGCGCGCTAGGCGGCGGCTTCGACGAGCAGACGCTCGCCGGGCCGCCGATTTCCCATTTCCAGGCTGCTTTTCCATCACACGGCCGCATCACGGATACGCACTTCGACTGA
- a CDS encoding inclusion body family protein, translating to MEHDTSIQRVQQHINVLIVVDTDTIIATYGPNRDPSLAKALSHDDTITMCTDARSKVHGQGTGKLSFNARVHDVVSITGTSGSANSQDAVIVYSLAPPADGHIFTPSQAAFYARAGAVEPNPDSPDRNGLPPVSKEANFSNFSVTAKAPGVAPLTFAFALYTLADDGENQTLFGYYAYHFSVTVI from the coding sequence ATGGAACACGACACTTCAATACAACGGGTCCAGCAACACATCAACGTGTTGATCGTCGTGGATACCGATACCATCATCGCGACCTATGGACCGAACCGCGACCCGTCGCTGGCGAAGGCACTAAGCCACGACGACACGATTACGATGTGCACCGACGCACGCAGCAAGGTCCACGGCCAGGGAACCGGCAAGCTAAGCTTCAACGCGCGTGTGCACGATGTCGTTTCGATCACGGGCACCTCCGGTTCCGCCAACTCGCAAGACGCCGTGATCGTCTACAGTCTCGCGCCTCCCGCAGACGGCCACATCTTCACACCCTCTCAAGCGGCCTTCTACGCAAGGGCGGGCGCTGTCGAACCTAACCCCGACTCGCCGGACCGAAACGGCTTGCCGCCCGTCAGCAAAGAAGCGAACTTCTCGAACTTCTCCGTGACCGCCAAAGCGCCTGGCGTTGCCCCTCTGACGTTCGCCTTCGCTCTTTACACGCTCGCCGACGACGGCGAGAACCAGACGCTCTTCGGCTACTACGCCTATCACTTCAGTGTGACAGTTATATAA
- a CDS encoding HlyD family efflux transporter periplasmic adaptor subunit gives MYNDIKEHTQASETEAAAAKQAARRATRRRRLALFLGAAAVAALIALAWWGFTARFYEETDDAYVAGNIVQIAAQIPGTVTDILVSNTQRVRAGQSLAKLDDTEAAVAYTQAQAQLALAVRQVANATLSRGSYVEAIKARRAELALAQQALAARDHSAIEIVSPEELAHARETVAVAEANLAAAQSQLDAARVLGGGQALEANPTVLQAAAQLRLAFRNLQRSTIVSPVDGTVGQRSVQIGQQVGPGVPLMSIIPLERLWVEANFKEGQIRHMRVGQPVRIVSDVYGSQVVYRGRVEGFSAGTGSAFSMLPSQNAAGNWIKVVQRVPIVISLDADELAAHPLRLGLSMQVSVDTHVRTGALIGNDVPPPVQRTRVYDEGAAEAEAVIARVIRENEGK, from the coding sequence ATGTATAACGACATCAAAGAACATACTCAGGCCAGCGAAACCGAGGCTGCCGCCGCGAAGCAAGCCGCCAGACGTGCGACTCGCCGACGGCGGCTCGCGCTTTTTTTAGGGGCTGCGGCAGTAGCGGCGTTGATCGCGCTTGCGTGGTGGGGCTTCACCGCGCGCTTTTACGAGGAAACCGACGACGCCTATGTGGCCGGCAATATCGTGCAGATCGCCGCGCAGATTCCGGGCACGGTGACGGACATCCTCGTATCCAACACGCAGCGCGTGCGGGCTGGACAGAGCCTCGCGAAGCTCGACGATACCGAGGCGGCGGTGGCGTACACCCAGGCCCAGGCGCAGCTTGCGCTCGCGGTGCGGCAGGTCGCCAACGCGACGCTCTCGCGCGGCTCGTACGTGGAGGCGATCAAGGCTCGCCGCGCGGAACTGGCGCTCGCGCAACAGGCATTGGCGGCGCGTGACCACTCCGCGATCGAGATCGTCTCGCCCGAGGAACTGGCGCACGCTCGCGAAACGGTGGCGGTCGCCGAGGCGAATCTCGCTGCGGCGCAGTCGCAGCTCGATGCGGCCCGTGTGCTGGGCGGCGGGCAAGCGCTCGAGGCCAATCCGACGGTGCTCCAGGCCGCCGCGCAACTGCGGCTTGCGTTCCGCAATCTGCAGCGTTCGACGATCGTGTCGCCGGTGGACGGCACAGTGGGGCAGCGCTCGGTGCAAATCGGGCAGCAGGTGGGCCCGGGCGTGCCGCTCATGTCGATCATCCCGCTCGAGCGGTTATGGGTTGAAGCCAATTTCAAGGAAGGGCAGATCCGCCATATGCGGGTCGGCCAGCCGGTGCGCATCGTGTCGGATGTGTATGGATCGCAGGTGGTGTATCGCGGCCGGGTGGAAGGGTTTTCGGCGGGGACGGGTAGCGCGTTTTCGATGCTGCCTTCGCAGAACGCGGCGGGCAACTGGATCAAGGTGGTGCAGCGGGTGCCGATTGTGATTTCTCTCGATGCGGACGAGCTGGCTGCGCATCCGTTGAGATTGGGACTCTCGATGCAGGTGTCGGTGGATACGCATGTGCGCACGGGGGCGCTGATTGGCAATGACGTGCCGCCGCCGGTTCAGCGTACGCGAGTGTATGACGAAGGGGCGGCGGAGGCCGAGGCGGTGATTGCGCGGGTGATTCGGGAGAATGAGGGGAAATAA
- a CDS encoding LysE family translocator produces the protein MPELAKLLTFGLVSLGMALTPGPNMLYLVSRSICQGRTAGLISLGGVALGFVFYMLSAALGITALLLAVPFAYDALRFGGALYMLWLAWQAVKPGGRSPFQVRDLPADSPRKLFAMGFVTNLLNPKIAVLYLSLLPQFIDPQHGHVLEQSLVLGTLQIALSLTVNSMVALMAGSIAVFLARRPAWILVQRWLMGTVLAGLAVRMATEARR, from the coding sequence ATGCCTGAACTCGCCAAGCTGCTCACCTTCGGTCTCGTCTCGCTCGGAATGGCGCTGACGCCCGGCCCGAACATGCTCTACCTCGTCTCGCGCTCGATCTGCCAGGGCCGCACCGCGGGCCTGATTTCGCTCGGCGGCGTGGCGCTCGGCTTCGTCTTCTATATGTTGAGCGCCGCGCTCGGCATCACCGCCCTGCTGCTCGCCGTGCCGTTCGCATACGACGCGCTGCGCTTCGGCGGCGCGCTCTATATGCTGTGGCTCGCGTGGCAAGCCGTCAAACCGGGCGGCCGCTCGCCGTTTCAGGTGCGCGACCTGCCGGCCGATAGCCCGCGCAAACTGTTTGCCATGGGTTTCGTCACGAACCTGCTGAACCCGAAAATTGCGGTGCTGTATCTGTCGCTGCTGCCGCAGTTCATCGATCCGCAACACGGTCATGTGCTGGAGCAGTCGCTGGTGCTGGGGACGCTGCAGATTGCGCTCAGCCTGACCGTCAACTCGATGGTCGCGCTCATGGCCGGTTCGATTGCGGTGTTTCTCGCCAGGCGGCCCGCGTGGATCCTCGTGCAGCGCTGGCTGATGGGCACCGTGCTCGCCGGCCTCGCCGTGCGCATGGCCACCGAAGCGCGGCGGTAA